The genomic window tactctagtttaagtgggggatatttagggggaaaatattttggctccaaatgtatactgtgccaaggcagcttcattctaaaaacataaaccatttaaaaaaacttttatattttgaagccaATAATCCTTCAACACAATGAATAGTTCATAGTCCACTTTCTGACTAAGTGTCAGAGGTTAATTTTATGGGCCCTGTTTTAAGGCCTGTGAACAGCCCTCACTACTCTGAGAATCGGGTGTAGTTGGAGGCTCATCTTTAAAGCCTGAAGACATTAAGTCTTTTGCAGCAGGTGGTGGCCCATAGTCTTGGGGAccatgagttggaggtggtaatggggcaccaggaatgaagtactctcttgggtcaaatgagcctaaaggtctaaatggtgcaggtcctggaaaaaaatcacgagggtcaaaaggcaaatcccgttgtccaggtggaacacctggtgcatattctctgaagcctattggtgGATGCATATCAGgacctggaaaataaaaaggaagttatgtaaatacccagaaatttctgaacttgggtgATTTCAAGTATGTTAATATAGTATTTAATTTCTCCCAACCCTAGAACATCAACTGGTGAACACCCTGACTTGCCAGATGAGGCAAACTGAAATGGAACAAGTTTAGGTTATAGCCTGGCCAACCAGCCATGAAGCAACATATTAAGGATTTAAACATGGCTCTACCTAGCTCCaggcttatcttttttctttccctactatataattgcagaattatttctatctcacaagagctccatttatatttggaagtactatattaccatgacaagatgatagattatgaaataagaactttgctacatcaaagaaattttgataaaaggaaatcccactatttattactgtatccattaaaaattcatgaagtatttcagcatggactttacacatgccatcagaatcaaggtgcatgccctcctggaaaaggccttccacagccacctaattaaatcagcaacatttattaggtcactgttaaatcctcctctttaacacttccctctgacttttctcaaggtaaggagggtttgacttttccttttctatattctataacctactgcttatgcatccattatgggtgattacaaactttatgctataggattttcatatctgtgacaaaattttaagttatggcatgtgtctcatccacctttccatcgattgcagtgcatatcaacatattttcaacaaacatctgcagaagtaatatttctggcttttctctatatagccccttatccttgtcaatgagatagctattgcctatctcagtataagattatgtagtgtcccatatgtcccagaaaactggaggaaaagttaaaatgtactcagctgtatcctttcattgttaagacctgagatagcaaccaactgttttagcaagcaatagaaatgaaagatgaatgtgatttataagtcaaTCACTACTGTTTAGATCATCATACCAAATGGTGGAGGAATTGGCCGAGGCCCAAAAGGCCCACCGAGCTGAAATGGCGGTCCATACCAAAAGGGAGGTGGTGGAGGCCGTCCCATCGGGGGTCCCATAGGGGGGCCCATGAAGGGTACCCCTGAGAAAGGAGGGGGCCCTTTCATAGCCATATTAACCTGCAATTTAAGATTTGAAAgcagttaaaagttttaaaattcctatgtattaagacaaagtaccaacaccgataaaagctaaaacccaaaacaggcacctgtccagagaacaccatcagtgcaacaaaactctacccacccctcctgtgtattcccactgacagcttacagaagttataaggattccacaagagggagcagtttgttactgattatatctgcacaggaaagggaaagacaagaggactggcagaggttattaacagaggtgatttctgaccagtatgtcatgctgtattcactacaacctatttcaaagggagtcccccactccccatcacttccctttcatcacagtagctcattacttccatattaagaatgaacagaataaaatgaaaaatccattctctacccatgtaataatagctacaattcagagtatcttcagtacatctttcatatattattcaacctctgaggtctttaagtagactgtcttgttttaaataagagggaacaaaagcaaatggattatcataatttgttgaaGGCCACACTGCATATTAAAGGATCTCAATCCCAGGTTTGCCTCCAAGCCATGCTTTCCCACCTCTACTCCTCTCTAACAACAGGtctttgctctcttttaaatcttctactacaaaggggtttgggggtcttatctaagctgcccttagattgctccagagatgtatgttcctggaatatgtatacactggaacttgagaagtattttccaacacaatgctatatacacaaattaggaagacaaggctttaatatttactttcatttactgtacaccatttgagatattgatttatcatttcctatgagtagtgggtttgaaactaaacaattaaaaattttttttattatagagctgcagaagacctaccagatataatagcaacacagttacaagagaatgcacttatgtgaacaaatgagaccattgcttgggattggctcaagaggtcatttcagattatcattgttgcactgaaacagtatttcactttc from Callospermophilus lateralis isolate mCalLat2 unplaced genomic scaffold, mCalLat2.hap1 Scaffold_86, whole genome shotgun sequence includes these protein-coding regions:
- the LOC143641143 gene encoding transport and Golgi organization protein 1 homolog, with product MAMKGPPPFSGVPFMGPPMGPPMGRPPPPPFWYGPPFQLGGPFGPRPIPPPFGPDMHPPIGFREYAPGVPPGQRDLPFDPRDFFPGPAPFRPLGSFDPREYFIPGAPLPPPTHGPQDYGPPPAAKDLMSSGFKDEPPTTPDSQSSEGCSQALKQGP